The genomic interval TATGATTGTCTGTTACTAATTATGCCAAGATATAAAATCACACAATATATAATATCACATATCCCCCTATGTGATCAGTTATCAAGTGCCAGGATCTTTATGGAACATCCCAATGCAAATATGCAATGTTGACTTGTCTTCTCTGCTGTGCTCTGTACTTCCTTATTATTAGCAATAAGGAAACCTCATGATAGTGACCCACAATCATGGGTTTCTGTGACACATTCCTAGTGTGTAATGAGTAAAGACGGCTTAATCTtactgaaaaaagaaataaaggaaCTATGTGTGTCCCTGGAAAAGAAACCAGTGGCTGTGGCTGTGATTATCAACTGTGGTACtgtgaatatattttgtgtgtatacGCAGTCACCTCGAgggaaatggattaataaacatactaaatgatgcttatttgaaaatgtaaaaatgcagaaagttttctgtgatgggtagattTAGTGTAGAGGGATAGAATAtatggtttgtacagtataaaaatcattatatctTTGGAGAGTCCCCACGAAGATAGCAAAACctaacctgtgtgtgtgtgtgtgtgtgtgtgtgtgtgtgtgtgtgtgtgtgtgtgtgtgtgtgtgtgtgtgtgtgtgtgtttgtgtgtatcaGTAGTTTaggttaaaatgtttaaaatgtttttaatctgTAACAGGTCACTATTACATTTTTCTACCATTTCCAATCACCTTTGGGCATTTTTGCAGTTAATAATAGCTCAAAATAGTCCTGTAGTgtgataaattattttttcagaaGTACAGATATTGTCACTTCATAAATATGAGGTCATTAAAACCaaagtattataaaaaaaaaaatagtttaaaattgctttaaaatatagcactGCAGGACGCTGCTGTCACTGTTTGACATGTCAATACCACTACGTAAGCAACATATCAGGCTTTAGACTCAAAATACGTTATGAAGACTATTTTGacaccattaaaaaaataaaaaaaaatttaaaaaaaaagggaaaaaaagatttttaaatagcCATGAATTTTACTAACCTCTCTAGGAGGAAGAAGTAGATTTTCCCCCTGTGTGGATGCCCCATCTTGGACTGGTACCATATTTGACAGCTGTTTCTGACCTACACTCCTTTACATGAGATACTCCTCTCCCGATTATTCAGCTCTCCAAAACACAAGCAATGTAAGTAGGCGAAGGATGCTTACAGCTTTTCTTGTGTGCTGTATCAAAGAGTCAAACGCCTAAATGGACACAAGTGTTGAGTCTTCACAAACGTCTCATGTTTAGGAgcgcagtgtttcatttagggTGCGGAAGTTGTCGTTTCCTGTTAAAGGTCGGACCTGCAACTGAACTGTTTCTTCATACAGCAGAAACTGCTACCACGTCGTCTCCTCTTGTTGTTCTGTCACTCCATCTTCCTTCCTCTCTCACCATGCACAACCCTATGCCACTCACTCTTCatcttaatatatttattctCTATTTGAACCACCACGGTGCAGTTTTAGTTGCTTCTTCTCAAACAGGATGCTCTGCACTCATACTTTCCATGGTTTGACAAGATGTCACCCGTCTGTAGCTGTAGTACACTAATATTGCACCATTtgatgtgaatggtgcttgcagtgtgTGATCCGTTCTGGTGAATATCAGCAGATAACTTTGAGTAGTAATGGAAAACACCACTGATTTGCATTAGGAGAGGAAAAAGCTTCAGACCGCAAAGCAACAATGGTGTCGAATCTAACATGTAACAAACTCTCTGTTGGGAAGAACCAATGGGAGATTGTGTTTCTCAAAATAAAGACAGTGCTCATTAATCTGAAAATATCATGACTAGACTAGATGTAGATTTACATCTTAAAAGAAACTGTAAATTAAAggggaagaaaagagaaaaagaagcagttttttcttcttcagaaataCTCCAAGTTCTTAACAGTTtctactgaaataaataactggaagcaaaaaaacaaatagtttGAAACAAATACCATCTGTTATATCTACACTAAGGGGAACAAATGCTTTACTATGTCTGTCTGGAGGCATAATTGCataaatttgttttgttaaacTTAATTTTGCATATACAGACAGCATGCTATTTCAGTTAGGTTCAATGGCCTGCTGGAAAAATTGTGATGTAAGTGTTTAGAAACTCTTAGTCACTGATATTATTTGATTCTACCaacaaataatttcaaattGCATTTGTAAATGGGGAAAACCCCACTAAACCACATTTTCCCTCCCTTTATTTACAGTTGTAAATCTCCAAGGGGCAAGATGTTTTATActgattacatttaatataatatcatacaatataatataatataatataatataatataatataatataatataatataatataatctcaCTTGCACAGTAGTTGAAGATTCCACTGCGGTGCGAAGAGTTATAGCGACATCGTGTGGTCATTATGAAGAACTTCTGGTGTTGAGAAAGATGCGAATTTGTATCCTGGACAACACgatgcaaaacacacacagtttaagATAAAATAGGGCGTAAAAGTTTAACtaactatttatttacaaatttaattaaaaaatctttagTACATGCTAAATCAAAACTGTCTTTTTATATTATAGgctatgtatatttattatatttcatgtttatccCTTTATTCCACCCTGCATGTGTGGTACAGTATTAgtattaaattttaaagtagtagtatgtttttactgtagccTATTGCATGTTGTAGTCGTACTGAAATTCATATTGCATGTTGTCTTGTTCACTGTTAGATTTCATGTTTGGAGCAATTCAATATACCACATTTCAGATTGAATAAGAATTTGGACTCACTGGAAAGGCAGCTTCCTAGCCATCATGTTGATTTTGTAACAGCACGCGCCGCTGGTGTAGTGGTATCATGCAAGATTCCCATTCTTGCGACCCGGGTTCGATTCCCGGGCGGCGCACAACTTATTAATCATCGAACTTAATCATAAATATTACTTAGCTGGCGTTGATAAATTATaattcactagatattgtccgACTCATCCATTAAAAGAAAAGAGGCTCTCGATAAAGTGCAATAATTCCTATGTAAACTTCAGAATTTGCCAGGCGGCCTACGAAAACAAATCGTCTGTGTACCTCCGTTTAGCTAAGCGCGTGAGTGCTTCGAGCGCGGGCTGTGAGCGAGCATTTTATTGGTTGGACCCATAgagatataaaatacatttgatttattatttcctttttttaaacatttatttcttattttattatttagtatGTCTATGGTTTTACGGGATTCGGAGCGTCGACTGATTGAAATGAGACGTCCGTTGAATTCGGAACCGCATACTAGTAAGTAGGCTATACTAACTCGTACTACGATTAATACATCTTTCtatggcagaaatagtaagagtagtgTGTTAGTATGCGGTTTCACATTCAGCAATCGTTCATCAACGAGCTGATTGGGCATGTCGATTCAGTTCGTCGATGTCAAGAAACAGTGGAAAAGAGTGGAAAAGTGTATGACACACAGTTAGGTAAATTATGTGATTTAACAATTATTTAAGGAAAGAGTTTATGGTGCTGAAAGACTATTTCTGGATGCTCTTAGCAGAAAATGgtaataaaagttattttgtaaCGAATCAGTTGAGTGAACGATTCAATGAATCACTTTTAATGACTCGTCACCTCATATTTCTGAACTATTCTGAATGAATCAATTTTAGTGAAGTGATTCAAAAGGATTCGCGTTACGGGGATGAATCATAGGTTCTGGTACTAGCCACAATTCCCGTCAAAAACAATATGTTATTGTTGCTAAATGTAAACCCATAATTAGATGATATTTCATATTCAGACACTGTACTTCCGCGAACGCTTAACAGCCATCATCGACAAATCTCTCCACGGAAACTAaagtaaacaattttttttttttactgggcTTAGTGCACTGTTGAAACTGCTACAACTTTATTAATATTGCAACATTTTTCCTAACATTACCGTCTCCTTTGGATACGTTAATTGTgtgtggataaaaaaaaaccccgtctcctaaataaatgtaaatgaagctTGTGGGATGTCATTTTGTGAACTGAAGTGCTTCTGTTGTTGTTGCTCGGCAACAAGCGTCGTAAGTTTGCTTGAAGTGTCTAGGAGGGTGTAACTGAAGTTTGAGACAGTTTAGTGGATcgaataatttatattatttataaatccttacctgttttgtttttaaaccaaCACATTTAAATGGATCTGCACATTTCTAGACTATTAAGATGACTGAAGTAAAATGTTTAAGGGGAGAAGCTGGCGATTCAGTGCTCAAATGGTCTTGTAAAAAAGAGGATGAGTTCAACATTTGTGGACGCTGTCAGTCGTGTGTCCTCTCTGAGAAATTGCACCACTACACCCAGTGGATGAATAAGGCTGGAGGAGCATCTCAGAGGAGGTTCCTCACTGGCATCCTAGTAAGGTGCCACAATCTTCAAATCCTGGAGGATCTTCAGAGTGTTTTACAAGTGACAGCAGGGAAAGATTTCACCTATGCCAGGTCCAGAGCCCTGCCCAGCAAACCTGAGGACACCAAATGGAGCATGGATGGAGCTCTGGACACAAAACTGCATGGAATGGACATGTTGGAAACCTGGGAATGGTTTAGGAAGAGCCCAGACTGGACCAAGTCCAAGTATGTCCTGGGGCTCCTGTCTTTATGTGACACCCCTCTTTTGCACATGTTAGCAAATTTGGTGCGTGTCTTGATAGTTTGGGAGAAACACAACTTTCTACAGTTCAGCAATACTGGTAAGAATGCACATAATATCACCAACTGtacaataatcataataaaatgcatgacattaatcacatttaaacaaaaagaaatgtaGTAAATggcatttatattaaaataattatcaatGCTTGTAGATGAAGTAGCACAATACTATAGTTCTGTAAACAGTTTTGTTCTTATCTGATATTTATCTGATTATTAATATCAGATACATTGTagatttttaaagggatagttcatccaaaaatgcaaactctgtcatcatctactcaccctcaagttgttccagacctgtatgaatttcttttttctgctaaaaaaaaagaagaagatattttgaagaatgttggtaaccaaacagttgatgggccccattgacttctatagtatatggaagtcaatggggaccagcaactgtttggttacagacattcttcaaaatatcttcttttgttttcagcAGACGAAAGAAATTCAGTgagtaaattgaaaaaaatgtattgattcCTTTTGAAGAAATATAGCGATTCTTTTCAGAAAACTAGCGGTTCTTCTCGAAAATATAGGGATTCTTCTCGGGAAATGTATTGATTCCTTTTGAATAAATGTAGAGATTAATTTCCGAAAAAgtagcgattttttttttcaatgtatcGATTccttttgaataaatgtatcgATTCTTTTCGGAAAATGTatcgattctttttgaaaatctgTAGCGATTCTTTCTGAATAActgtatttgaaaataatagttactgtttttgaataaatgtatcgATCCGTTTTAAATGTATcgattttttcaaaaaatgtagcAATTCGTTTCAGAAAATGTAGCAATTCTGTTTgtaaatgtagcgattctttttggaaaaatgtagcgattcttttcgGGAAAattctttttgaataaatgtatcaATATGATATATTGCCTAATTATAGATATTTTTGCAGATCTCCCAGTTACAGAGTCACGCTTCTCCTACCATTCAGATGACCACCCGGATCTGGATCTTCTCATCAAAGCATGTACTTTATATGAGCCAGCTGATCTGCCTCAAGAAGCTGACCAGGGCATTCAAACAGATGTCTTAAAACAGGAGTACTCAGAACAGAGTAAGTAGTGAGCTCTTTGCCTAAGTgattgaatatattatatattgtgttaaaaagtaaatatttgtatatttataattgAAACCAGGCCATGATTCTGCAGGTAAAAACCTAACTACTGTTCAATAATTTGaggttcagtaagattttttaaagttttgttcaccaaggctacatatttgatcaaaaatacaggaaaaacaggaacattgtgaaatattattaaatctaaaataactggtttctgtttcaatgtattttaaaatgtcatttattcctgtgatgtcaaagctgaattttcagcaaccattactccagtcttcagggtcacatgatcattcagaaatcattctaaagtgctaatttggtgctcaaaaaacatttaatgttaaaaacattgcTGCTTAATGGAAACCTTGACTTTTTTGCATAAATGGTtggatattttatatttattttaaaaagtaaatacatttatatttgtaaGTGGTTGGATCTATTAAAGTCACCCATTTATTATACAGTAAAGGATGCCAAATCTCTCAAGAGTGTCTGTCATGAGGTTGAGCTGGACACGCAGAATTTAGACCCCTGGAACAAAAGAAAAGGCAGAGATTCAGACTCAGACAGTTCTGATGATCCTGATCCTGCCCTCACCGTCGTGCCCAGGTCATCAAAATCAATGTCAGGTGTCTGTCGTCATAAAGATTTCATTCGAAGTCTGCCAGTCGACATTGCAAAGATAATTTTGGGTAAGTCTAGTTTTCCCAAGTTTTTCCACTTGTCTATGAAGAGTTTGACTGTTTAGACTTAATGTCAGAATTAGGTATAAACAGATTAATTCTGACATAAATTCTGCATAATGTCTGTCATAGTTCCTagcaattaaaaagaaaacaaattaatatctacttttttcttttttttttcaaaacagaaacaatggcctctctttttttcttttctctttctcggGTGTAACAAGCTGAGCTTGACTATTTCTTATTAATTCAGATGCTTTGTTTCACTTATTGTTATATGAGTGCATGCTTAGTTCATGTCTATTGTAAGCATCactgtgttgtttttttcagaccTGTGAAATAGTCTAGACTTGTGCTTTTATGGAAACAACTTTACTGCCAATGGACAAGAGGGTTAGGCTGACTCAAAAGATACTTTATCTAGAATGTACAAGACCTAGCAACTGAACCTAAACCTCGCTAATGGCAACCAATTTCATTTCAATAGACCATCTATTACTAATTTATAAATTTTAGGGAAAATTACTATTATCAGAAGtacttgtattttaattttagttgtcATACATGACTTAAATGTATCTTAATATAAATTATCTTTATGCAATTATGCATTTTCATCATAAAGGTAACCTAAAAATAGCGACATCCCTAAAATATTCAGTTATTCAGAcataatatgttttagtattgttttacagattttttttgtcatttactctTCTAGGGCTTTTGGATAAGGTCTCGCTGTACAGCTGCAGGTGTGTGTCCAAGCACTGGCAATGCCTAACTGATGAGATCTTTACTGAGATGGAAGTAAAGAAGAGTGTTGAGAAACAGGCCATGATTCTGCAAGTAATACATCATgtcaaaaaacatatatatagtTAATTTTGTTATCTCAAAGAAATCAAATATGTCACCGTATAACCTGCAGTTTAGCTGGTAGAACATGGTGTTAGCAATAGCAAATGCATGGattcgattcccagggaacaCATAGTCTACTGATAATTTCTATACCTTCAATGCACTATAAATTGCTTAGGATAAAACATACTATTTTTATAAGTGTTATTTTTGGTTAGTTTAATAAaatctgtctgtgtttttgtcacatgaAAGTAGTTCATATAACTTTGTTCTAAATATTACAGTTCTGATCATTTGTATGCATTTTCAGGGTAACTCAACATCTAAGGTCAACCCTGTTTATGCTAAGATCTGTGAGGTTCAAGTGCCCATCAGTGAAGGGCATAAGCACTTTCAGCATGGAGAATCTTTCCCCAAACACAAGCTGGTACAAAAAGCCACTTTTTGCACTctgcatatacatatatacaaagttctgtcatgaaactctaaatggcacaggctgataggtccttaactcaatctgcttgcaatcacatagTTTTCTGTAGGGCACTGCTTATTtattcctgctgtatcagtagccaatgagcttgctgctttCAAATaccagcatttgctgtagcagtttgccGCACACTTCCAGAAACcctcctccacctcccccagctccacctgtatagatctgctacaggtaattcatatatgctatattttatagcagcagcatgtcttattTGCTTACATCAGTGTTtcatgtatgtattggcagtagcaagtcccgtacttgctctgcagcaccaataacagcagcagcatagcagatctattccgccaagaccaaacattttaacgttgtcatatccattaccatgccaaacactgagagttgtcatgacagaaatatatatatatttttaatctgCATTATAAACTTAATAAACTTATAAATTTGactattttgctgtttttagaCACAAGAGCACAAGGATTTGGATTCTGTCTACAAAGGCTTTAAAACCAATACAGTCCAAATGGAAGAACGCAACGTGTACTGTGGAGTGTATAACATCTTGGTCCTGTTGGAAAGGTAGAATTTCTGTAGAAAACATGTTGGAATATACTCTATGATACATTTAATCAATATATAGATGTCCTAAACATaagtaattattatatattatatcatagtTTTAGAACTTCCTGTCATGTTCTCCATATAGAGAAGACCCCAGTAGAGTTTTGCATTATGCTGGGGGGCAGTTTGTGGCGGTTGGCTCCAGGGACCGTACCATCAAATTACTGCATGTTGCATCACCCAAAGAGGATCCTTTAGTGATCCAGGGACATGCAGGTAGTGTAAGAGCAGTTCTGGTTTGTGAAGAGAGAGACTTGGTTATCAGCGCCAGCTATGACCTCAGTATCAGGTTAGTCAGACATTATTATGGTTGTTTAACAAACTAAAATTATAGACAGCAGTAAAGAATGTtgtactttatttctgtactcCTTTCAAAGGTGCTGGAACCTGAAGACAGGCGTATGTACAATGATTTTTCATGGACATTTTGGCACTATAAACTGCCTGGATTTGTATGGGGATAGACTGGTTTCTGGAGCCAAAGATTGTAGAGTTAGAGGTAGGCGGTTGTGAGCTGTAATATaccttaaggcccgttcacactaaagatgataactataactatagatttataaaaattaattaataatgattctaatgagaatagggaagtccacaaaacaactataacgataacacaGAGGATACAACAGTAACGACTATATACAACTGTAATGATAACAACACCTTTATCCTTGTAGTTTTTTTATAAtcattgttcttggtgtgaacaggtctTTATAAGGATCTGGATCTGTACATTTCAATCTTAAGtctgcaattttaaccaaaacaaaagctaatttatttttatttttaaggccTGAATAGATTTGTACGTATTTATGTACAGAAAAAAGTGGGGGGAAACAAGTTAAATGAAATTAagtgatattttaaaaagtctggAAAACATGTGCCATCTTATCatacacttccattcaaaagtttgaggttggtgaaatttttgtttttgaaaaaagtctcttatgctgtatttatttgattcagTTAAAATACAATgaacagtaatactgtaaaatattcttacaatttaaaataattctatttaaaattaaatttattcctatgtcttcagtgtcacatgatccctcagaaataattgtgatacattttttttcaggattgtttaagacaaatttaaaaaacagcatttatttaaaatagagttttttgtaacataaatgtcatTACTTTCACATTAACTTGTcattactaaaaataataatatctcaaaaaaaatgtatgaaaatacacactactgttcaacaGATTGGGCTCAGTAagatatcttactgaccccaatctgttgaacagtagtgtgtattTTAATACATCCCTACAGTCCCATTGAAGAGTGAATGTGTATTGTCCTGTCCCAAATAATGCACAATGCTACTATGTcagaatcaaaaaaaaaaaaaaaaaatgctgtcattagCATATTGTGTGCTCCAGGGTGTATAAATACACCAATAGACTAAAGCTAATAGCTTGTAAAAGTATTTGTCTATGTGTGTACTGATCACAGTGTGGAACCTAATGACGGGGAAGTGTGTTGAGAATCTGAAGTTTAAACACCTTAAACCAATCATGTGTGTGAAGATTAATGAAACTCTGGTGGTCAGTAGCTGTGCTGGAGGTCAGATCAGGATATGGAACATGGAGACGGCATCACTTACAAGGGTGAGAGAGATACTCAGCGATCTTGTCCAGAATAGAAGCATgtgattttacagtttttttgcaATCGCTAGggcacatttctcaatacttaggtcactttttcaaaactcctcACATAGTTCTCATAACCAACTTTCAACTTGGTGCAACATTTAATCTCatattcaaaatgcactaaaactaccaaaacacttcatacatATCTCAAGTCAAGCCGTTCTTCCATAACACTAGCAGAGGTTGTCACCAAataaacacactttgtcactcgTAAAACAACgacctaaaaacactaacaacagttttcttttgtaaaatttctttaaaaaacaagaatgtGTCTTTTTTGGCATTCCTGTCTTTTTACTATTTAGAATTCACTGTATTCACTATATGTTACATGATCCATGTTTACATTGcagtacaaaattattcctaagtttccccttttgtatagatggtaatgaaattgaaagactaacACCTGTCTAGTTTGTTTTGAtaatattgaatttttttttaagattcagGATATATTTCATTATGgcattactgtagaaatgttaCAAATTGCTGTCtgattcagttttgtattatgttaggTTGTgtacttaagtttaacagttttgaaaagagtATGTAAGCAGGTGCAATTTGGCCTGTAAGTACACAGAGTTTTGGTAGTGTTTGTGTCTGAGTGAACAAAGAATTTGTCATTTGAAGAAGTAgccattacagttttttacaatcgctagggcacatttctcaatacttaggtcactttttcaaaactcttcacacagttctcttaaccaactttcatcttggcacagaggttaacttcacattcaaaatgcaccaaatataccaaaacacttcatacatgtctcaaatcaactcattcttccagaacactagcaaaggttttcactgagcaaacacactttgtcactcataaaacatcgacctaaaaacactaacatcagttagcattatacaatgttttctttttttaaatttctttacaaaacaagaatgacactctctactgcttataattcactgcagtttatgttacatggtccatgtttacattacagaacaaaattattcctaagtttccccttttgaattgatggtaatgaaattgaaagactaatgcttgtgtaggtgttcagtttcatctaattgttttgatagtatttgattttttagattcagaatgTATTTCATAACTacattac from Ctenopharyngodon idella isolate HZGC_01 chromosome 12, HZGC01, whole genome shotgun sequence carries:
- the LOC127524246 gene encoding F-box/WD repeat-containing protein 10-like, encoding MTEVKCLRGEAGDSVLKWSCKKEDEFNICGRCQSCVLSEKLHHYTQWMNKAGGASQRRFLTGILVRCHNLQILEDLQSVLQVTAGKDFTYARSRALPSKPEDTKWSMDGALDTKLHGMDMLETWEWFRKSPDWTKSKYVLGLLSLCDTPLLHMLANLVRVLIVWEKHNFLQFSNTVTESRFSYHSDDHPDLDLLIKACTLYEPADLPQEADQGIQTDVLKQEYSEQRLLDKVSLYSCRCVSKHWQCLTDEIFTEMEVKKSVEKQAMILQF